One genomic region from Elusimicrobiota bacterium encodes:
- a CDS encoding SCO family protein: protein MKRPLLFILLGLGVLAIVFGGFAWNWVAAKRAGPEALGNVPSFSLPAATAEGASAVSLADLQGKIWVANFIFTHCSGPCPLMTSKMAKLQGVLPDSVQLITFTVDPDRDDLDVLSEYARQFEADPKRWFFLRAEKPVLYKLVFEGFKLPMMEDPSADSGFRVTHSTRFVLVDGQGRIRGYFESSDPSLEKKMTKAVQDLTKEMS from the coding sequence ATGAAGCGGCCTCTCCTTTTCATTCTGCTGGGTCTTGGTGTCCTCGCCATTGTGTTTGGGGGTTTTGCTTGGAATTGGGTAGCGGCAAAGCGGGCCGGGCCAGAGGCGTTAGGGAATGTGCCTTCCTTTAGTCTGCCGGCCGCGACGGCGGAGGGGGCGAGCGCCGTAAGTTTGGCCGATCTTCAGGGAAAAATCTGGGTTGCCAATTTCATTTTTACCCACTGCAGTGGGCCCTGCCCCCTCATGACATCAAAAATGGCAAAACTTCAGGGCGTTCTGCCAGACTCCGTTCAACTGATCACGTTCACCGTTGACCCCGATAGAGATGATTTGGATGTCCTGTCCGAATACGCCCGTCAATTCGAAGCGGATCCGAAACGGTGGTTTTTTCTTCGGGCCGAAAAACCTGTCCTCTACAAACTCGTTTTTGAAGGGTTTAAGCTTCCCATGATGGAAGATCCTTCCGCCGATTCAGGGTTTCGGGTGACGCACAGCACGCGGTTCGTGTTGGTCGATGGGCAAGGGCGGATTCGCGGCTACTTTGAATCCTCTGACCCAAGTTTAGAGAAAAAGATGACAAAAGCTGTTCAGGATTTAACGAAGGAAATGTCGTGA
- a CDS encoding cytochrome C oxidase subunit IV family protein yields the protein MTDERSSTILFAGLVSFTLLSVLASRLHFDRTGAIVTALAFAVVKGFLIGWYFMRLKSAGWIARGAVFIGILAVLILSIGIFPDVGLFNR from the coding sequence ATGACTGACGAAAGGTCTTCCACCATTCTTTTTGCGGGGTTGGTCTCATTCACCCTTTTAAGCGTTTTGGCGTCACGGCTCCATTTTGATCGGACGGGGGCGATCGTGACGGCTTTGGCCTTTGCCGTTGTTAAAGGGTTTTTGATTGGTTGGTATTTTATGCGCCTTAAATCCGCGGGGTGGATTGCACGAGGAGCGGTGTTCATTGGTATTTTGGCTGTGCTGATTCTTTCCATTGGGATTTTTCCGGATGTGGGGTTATTCAACCGATGA
- a CDS encoding cytochrome c oxidase subunit 3 yields the protein MTTLAHTEPAHSDHADIGQIGIWLFILSEIMLFGGFLSSYFMLRWGSTVCTIGTPAWPAEGYTGGLALATINTLILITSSYTMVRAVLAVEKRDDRAFSRFMGTTIGLGILFLCVKAIEYSLKIHHGFYPRSPFMEANPGLNIFISFYFALTGFHLLHVIIGVLWNLFLKQSAKKRNYSPAFARKVEYAGLYWHFVDVVWVFLFPLFYLI from the coding sequence ATGACCACACTCGCCCACACGGAACCCGCGCATTCCGACCACGCTGACATTGGCCAGATCGGGATTTGGTTATTTATTCTCTCCGAAATCATGCTCTTCGGGGGGTTTCTCTCGAGCTATTTTATGCTCCGATGGGGGAGTACCGTTTGCACCATCGGCACACCCGCTTGGCCCGCAGAGGGGTACACCGGGGGGTTGGCGTTGGCCACAATCAACACTCTTATTTTGATCACCAGTTCTTACACCATGGTGCGGGCCGTTTTGGCTGTAGAAAAACGCGATGATCGGGCCTTTTCTCGGTTTATGGGAACCACCATTGGGTTGGGAATCCTGTTCCTTTGCGTTAAAGCCATTGAATACAGTCTCAAAATTCATCATGGGTTTTACCCGCGCAGTCCTTTTATGGAAGCGAACCCGGGGCTCAATATTTTCATTTCCTTTTATTTCGCTCTCACGGGGTTTCACCTTTTGCATGTGATCATTGGAGTTTTATGGAACTTGTTTTTGAAACAATCGGCTAAGAAACGAAATTACTCTCCAGCGTTTGCTCGGAAAGTGGAATACGCCGGGCTTTACTGGCATTTCGTTGATGTGGTGTGGGTGTTTCTCTTTCCGTTGTTTTACCTCATATGA
- a CDS encoding cbb3-type cytochrome c oxidase subunit I — translation MIPGLLRGIAAGVISYLGFNFLLIRFVSAEAAATLSYVVSIPVYLAIGGGWAAFRSWLNEKEEPECHGFSRFFNFNTDHKVVGVQYLFASFFLFLFAGVMALIMRTELAHEGMQFLSTKTYATVMGSHGIGMVLVALTAIVGGFGNYVVPLQIGAKDMAFPRLNALSFWLLPPAVIILMASLFNGGFDFGWTAYAPLSTKGPVGKLFFLLAFATSGFSSIFGGVNLLVTIIKMRAKGMSFFRIPVFVHSIAATAVVIVIATSVVASSLFMVIFDRVLNTSFFDPARGGSVILYQHLFWFYSHPAVYIMILPAFGLLLEVLPVFSRKPLFAYPLAVLSFWIIVFLSFVVWAHHMFTSGMWGLLNFPFLITTELISIPTGIMFLAAIGTLWRGKIRFTTPLLFAVGVIANFLIGGLTGIFLADVPSDVHLHDTLFVTAHFHFTIVGGTIFALFAGVYYWFPKISGRLYSETLGRWHFALFFYGFNATFIPMFWTGTRGLRRRVADFPPEMGPIQMWISVSAFIIFIAVAIFLYNIFRSLRKGAPAASSNPWNAQTLEWTLSSPPPPHNFETPPEVHSSPYNFGRPLL, via the coding sequence GTGATACCTGGACTTTTGCGAGGAATTGCGGCCGGAGTTATTTCTTATTTGGGGTTCAACTTCCTTCTCATTCGTTTCGTGTCCGCGGAAGCGGCAGCGACCCTATCCTACGTTGTTTCAATTCCCGTTTATCTTGCTATCGGTGGGGGGTGGGCGGCTTTTCGGAGCTGGTTGAACGAAAAGGAAGAACCTGAATGTCATGGTTTTTCCCGTTTCTTTAATTTCAACACCGATCACAAGGTTGTTGGAGTTCAATACCTCTTCGCCAGTTTTTTCCTTTTCCTCTTTGCGGGGGTGATGGCCCTGATTATGCGAACGGAGCTGGCCCATGAAGGGATGCAATTCCTTTCCACGAAAACCTACGCAACCGTGATGGGGTCCCATGGGATTGGAATGGTCTTGGTCGCTCTTACCGCCATTGTGGGGGGATTTGGAAACTATGTCGTTCCCTTACAGATCGGGGCTAAAGACATGGCTTTCCCACGATTAAACGCTTTAAGTTTCTGGCTTCTTCCCCCAGCGGTCATTATTTTAATGGCAAGCCTTTTTAATGGAGGATTTGATTTCGGATGGACAGCGTATGCGCCTCTCAGCACAAAAGGTCCTGTCGGGAAGCTGTTTTTCCTCTTGGCGTTCGCCACGTCAGGTTTTTCTTCCATTTTCGGAGGTGTCAACCTGCTGGTCACCATCATCAAAATGCGTGCGAAAGGGATGTCTTTTTTTAGAATTCCCGTGTTCGTCCATTCCATTGCCGCCACCGCTGTGGTCATTGTCATTGCGACTTCTGTTGTCGCAAGTTCTTTATTCATGGTTATTTTTGATCGTGTCCTTAATACCTCTTTTTTTGATCCTGCCCGAGGGGGGAGCGTTATCCTGTATCAACATCTTTTTTGGTTTTATTCCCACCCCGCGGTCTATATCATGATTCTGCCGGCGTTTGGTCTCCTCCTGGAAGTTTTGCCTGTTTTTTCTCGCAAACCGCTCTTTGCCTATCCGCTCGCGGTTCTTTCTTTTTGGATTATTGTGTTCTTAAGTTTTGTTGTTTGGGCCCATCATATGTTCACCAGTGGCATGTGGGGATTATTAAATTTTCCCTTTCTCATCACGACGGAACTCATATCGATCCCGACGGGGATCATGTTCTTGGCCGCGATAGGAACCCTCTGGAGGGGGAAAATAAGATTCACCACACCCTTGCTCTTTGCCGTGGGGGTGATCGCAAATTTTTTAATAGGGGGGCTCACGGGTATCTTCTTGGCCGACGTACCGAGTGACGTTCACCTCCACGACACGCTCTTTGTCACCGCCCACTTCCATTTCACTATTGTGGGCGGGACCATTTTTGCTTTATTTGCAGGCGTCTATTACTGGTTCCCTAAGATTTCAGGGCGCCTTTACAGTGAGACCCTCGGGCGTTGGCATTTTGCCCTATTCTTTTACGGATTTAATGCCACCTTTATCCCCATGTTTTGGACCGGAACCCGCGGATTGCGTCGACGCGTTGCTGATTTCCCACCGGAAATGGGCCCAATTCAAATGTGGATCAGTGTTTCTGCTTTTATTATTTTTATTGCGGTCGCCATTTTCCTGTATAATATTTTCCGTTCCCTTAGAAAAGGAGCCCCAGCGGCCTCTTCGAATCCGTGGAACGCCCAAACATTGGAATGGACGTTGTCTTCCCCTCCGCCCCCTCACAACTTCGAGACCCCCCCAGAAGTCCATTCGTCCCCTTACAATTTCGGGCGACCCCTTTTATAA
- the coxB gene encoding cytochrome c oxidase subunit II, with translation MKITRGFFVIIALSAIFSAALFYLFRAYPMMPLAASAEAFHVDHAFNIVLWLSIPIYSLVMAALIYALFVFRSKENQDEGEKFAESRGHWVETLWIVASLVITIGLAAFGSIELRKLHLSQKQADLEINVNASQFSWEFYYPVQAQYSIRLVLPVGKKARLIFKSADVIHSFWVPEFRLKQDVLPGKVTQIVITPTLLGSYELRCAELCGQDHTVMTAMVDVVDEQEFHNRLEGESW, from the coding sequence GTGAAAATTACGCGGGGATTTTTTGTGATTATCGCCTTGTCGGCTATTTTCTCAGCCGCTCTTTTTTATTTGTTCCGGGCGTATCCCATGATGCCCCTCGCTGCAAGCGCTGAAGCCTTTCATGTGGATCATGCCTTCAATATTGTGCTTTGGCTGTCTATCCCCATCTACTCGCTGGTCATGGCCGCCTTGATTTATGCTTTATTTGTTTTTCGATCTAAGGAAAACCAGGATGAGGGGGAAAAGTTTGCCGAGAGTCGTGGGCACTGGGTGGAGACACTTTGGATCGTTGCAAGTTTAGTGATTACCATTGGTTTAGCGGCCTTCGGATCAATAGAACTTCGAAAGCTTCACCTTTCCCAAAAACAGGCCGATCTCGAAATCAACGTCAATGCCTCCCAATTTTCTTGGGAATTTTATTACCCTGTTCAAGCGCAATACTCCATTCGTCTGGTTTTGCCTGTGGGCAAAAAAGCCCGTCTCATTTTCAAATCCGCAGACGTTATTCATTCCTTCTGGGTCCCTGAATTTCGGCTCAAGCAAGATGTTTTGCCAGGGAAAGTGACCCAGATTGTTATTACCCCAACTCTTTTAGGCAGTTATGAATTACGCTGCGCTGAACTTTGCGGCCAAGACCACACGGTGATGACCGCCATGGTCGACGTTGTTGATGAGCAGGAATTCCACAATCGTTTAGAGGGGGAAAGTTGGTGA